The DNA segment GACGAGCCGGTATGGGTCGTCCTGAAGCGGATGGGGGTGCGAGACATCGGGCGGCTTCCCGTGGTGGATCGGGACGACCCGCGGCGCCTGCTCGGCATGGTCCGGCGCAGCGACATCGTGCGAGCGTATAACATCGCCATCACCCGCCGGCTGGAACTGCAACACCGCATGGATCGCCTGCGCCTGGGGAAGGTCACGGGGACGGAATTCGTGGAGGCCGAGGTGACGCCCGAGAGCCTGGCGGCCGGCCGGCAGATCCGAGAGCTCCCGTTGCCCCACGATTGCGTGATCGTCAGTGTGCGTCGCGGCCGCGGGCTGATCATACCGCACGGGGATACGGTCCTCCAGCCAGGTGACCAGGTGACGGCATTGGTGGATCTGAAGTGCATCGACGAGTTTAAATCCGTGATCTCCAGCGACGGCACGGGCCACAAGCCATGTGAAGACCACTGAGCATCCGGCTTCGCCACGCGAACGGGGCCATACGCACGCCTGGCAGGCACGCGTATGGCCCCGTCTTCGCGCTCTCGGATCGCCAATCGCTCCGATATCACCCCGTGGCCAGCTCCGCGCGCGTGCGCAGGAAGGAGATCACGCTATCGCGAGCCACCAGGCCGATCAGATGTCCCTCCTCGTCGATGACCGGCAGCTGGTTCACGCCATCGCTGGTCATGCGCTCAAAGAGCGCGCCCAAGGGCTCGTCCGGGCGGGCCGCGAGCATCTCATCCCGCGGGATCATCACGTCACGCACATGGGTCTCCTCCCACTTTCCCCGCCCGACCTCCTTGATGCGATGCAGGGTGACCAACCCAACCAGGTTATCCCCCTCGACGACGGGGAAACAGCGTCGCCCCGTCGGCATCATGAGCTGATCCACCAGCACATCCAGGGTGAGCTGCGGAGGGACCGTCTGGCAATCCGTCGTCATGACGTCTCGCGCGGTGAACCCCTCCAATAGCTCTCGCAGCGCCACCTGCTGGACGCTTTGGGTCGCCGCGCTCATCAGGAACCAGCCGATGAAGGCGATCCACAAACCGCCCATCCAGTTGCCGCGGAAGACCCACAGAACGCCCAGGAAGATGAAGATGTAGGCGATGCCCTGGCCCAGCCGGGCGGTGATGCGGGTGGCCCGGTCCAGGCTGCCGGTGGCCCCCCAGAGCACCGCGCGCAGCATACGCCCGCCATCCAAGGGGAATCCGGGGATGATGTTGAACAGCGCCAGGGAGAGGTTGATGCCGCCCAGCCACCCGCCCAGCACCGTGAGCGAGCGTATGTCCAGCAGCAGCCCGAAGAGCCAGATCATGCCGAAGCCCATGGCCAGGATCAGGGAGACCAGAGGGCCCGCGGCGGCGATCAGGAACTCGTCAAGAGCCCGCCGGGGCTCCCGAGCGATCTGGGCCAGCCCTCCGAAGATGAAGAGCGTGATACGCCGCACCGGCACGCCGGTCAGCAGGGCCACGACGCTGTGGCCGAACTCGTGGGCCAGGACCGAGGCGAAAAAGAGCAGGCTGGTCAGGACGGCCAGCATCCACACGAAGACGGAGGGCCAGTTCGTCTTCGGAAACACCTCAGAGGCCAGGGTCCATGTGAGCAAGGCGAAGATCAGGAACCAGGAATAGTCCAGGCCGACCTCGATGCCGAACACCCGAAACAACTTGATCGAATTTCGCATTTCCTCCCTCAATAACGGACACGACAGCTCAGACCTCAACCGTGGTCATCAGGGGGAGGTCTTCGCCCCGGTTCCCAGGGCGATGCGGAGGGAGGGCCCTCCGCTCAAGATTCTCTTCCCGCTTTCGGTCTGCCATTCCCGACTTCGGCGGGGAATCAGGCCGAAGTGCCCTTTCCCACATCCCACGTTTCCGCGCCGAATCGACTCGCCACCCCATCTTCGCGAAGGCACGAGGGGATGTCAAGTACCCTGGCTCTCCAAACGGGGCTTTTCAAAAATCTGACGGAGACTCTCCCCGGGCACCTCAAACCAGCCTCGCTTCACCTGGGAAAGGGCGTTGTAGGAGCGCAACGGCGTTGCGCTCCTACCCAATACGCCTCTAAGGCGATGGGAACCACTAAGGCACTAAGACCCCAAGATAGAGAAAGCGGAAGTGCACTATGGGGAGCTTACCAGCGTAAGAAGCAGCCTCGATATCCTTCTTTTCATATCCTTCTTGGTGTCTTCGTGGCTTCGTGGTGTGTTTTTCAGACACACTCCAAAGGCTCGGGCGCTACTTTAGATCTTGTAGAGGCAGCCCTTGTGGCTGCCTCAGGCGCCCACAAGGGGCGCCCCTACGGTAGGATTTCAGGGGCAGGTGTTCGAGCTTTGAAAAGCTCTGGCCCTCCAAACCGGAGCATCCGCCAAGCTCACCGGTCGGCAAACCCAGATGAGAAAGCAAGAGGGCGACCTGTCGGTCGCCCCCAGAACATCGCGATGGAGCATGCAAGCGTTACGGTGCCCGCCCGGGGCAACCAGAG comes from the Chloroflexota bacterium genome and includes:
- a CDS encoding CBS domain-containing protein, coding for MRNSIKLFRVFGIEVGLDYSWFLIFALLTWTLASEVFPKTNWPSVFVWMLAVLTSLLFFASVLAHEFGHSVVALLTGVPVRRITLFIFGGLAQIAREPRRALDEFLIAAAGPLVSLILAMGFGMIWLFGLLLDIRSLTVLGGWLGGINLSLALFNIIPGFPLDGGRMLRAVLWGATGSLDRATRITARLGQGIAYIFIFLGVLWVFRGNWMGGLWIAFIGWFLMSAATQSVQQVALRELLEGFTARDVMTTDCQTVPPQLTLDVLVDQLMMPTGRRCFPVVEGDNLVGLVTLHRIKEVGRGKWEETHVRDVMIPRDEMLAARPDEPLGALFERMTSDGVNQLPVIDEEGHLIGLVARDSVISFLRTRAELATG